Proteins encoded in a region of the Microtus ochrogaster isolate Prairie Vole_2 chromosome 19, MicOch1.0, whole genome shotgun sequence genome:
- the Mrps30 gene encoding 39S ribosomal protein S30, mitochondrial — protein sequence MAAARCWKLVPRRGLSLHAAAEASASATKVSDPEVMATPVARYPPIVASMTADSQAARLRRVQRWQAAAHAAPTVDEKIRILTKMQFKKYMVYPQTFALNADRWYQGFTKTVFLSGLPPAPAPAPSPPSLDLAGLRAAVCDCILQEHVYLQRRRRRPLFDHRRALSSPVLDQLVGTLVNLLSPINPVLTTAALDYKRPVDFYWQRGEERIPAGHRKGRIDALRYQINDKPHNQIRISKQLPEFVPLDYSIPAEIPVMKCKPDKLPLFKRQYENTIFTGSKTADPRCYGHTQFHLLPDRLNREKLIKQNRAEQVEVVFRANALASLFAWTGAQAVYQGFWSEADVTRPFVSQAVITDGKYFSFFCYQLNTLALTVQADQNNPRKNICWGTQSKPLYETVEDNDVKGFDDDVLLQIVDFLLNKPTEDRTQLSGSQEKGLDPGH from the exons ATGGCGGCGGCCAGGTGCTGGAAGTTGGTGCCCCGCCGGGGATTGTCTCTCCACGCCGCCGCTGAGGCCTCCGCCTCGGCCACCAAGGTGAGCGACCCAGAGGTCATGGCGACGCCCGTGGCGCGGTACCCGCCGATCGTGGCTTCCATGACCGCCGACAGCCAGGCGGCGCGGCTGCGGCGGGTGCAGCGCTGGCAGGCGGCGGCGCACGCGGCCCCGACCGTAGACGAGAAGATACGAATTCTCACCAAGATGCAGTTCAAGAAGTACATGGTGTATCCTCAGACCTTCGCCCTGAACGCCGATCGCTGGTACCAGGGCTTCACCAAGACGGTGTTCCTTTCGGGCTTGCCGCCCGCGCCCGCCCCCGCGCCGTCCCCGCCCTCGCTCGACCTGGCGGGCCTGCGTGCCGCCGTGTGCGACTGCATCTTGCAGGAGCATGTCTACCTGCAGCGGCGCCGGCGCCGGCCACTCTTCGACCACCGCCGGGCCCTCTCCTCTCCCGTCCTGGACCAGCTGGTGGGGACTCTCGTGAACCTGCTCTCCCCAATCAACCCTGTCCTGACCACCGCCGCCCTAG ATTATAAGCGCCCTGTTGACTTTTACTGGCAGCGAGGTGAAGAGCGCATTCCTGCTGGTCATCGGAAAGGTCGCATTGATGCTTTACGATACCAAATAAATGACAAGCCACACAACCAGATCCGAATATCTAAGCAACTCCCGGAG TTTGTGCCACTGGACTATTCCATTCCTGCAGAAATCCCGGTTATGAAATGCAAGCCAGACAAGCTTCCATTATTCAAACGGCAATATGAAAACACCATATTTACAG GTTCAAAAACAGCAGATCCACGCTGTTACGGTCACACCCAGTTTCATCTGTTACCTGATCGTTTAAATAGAGAAAAGCTGATAAAACAGAACCGAGCTGAGCAGGTGGAAGTTGTTTTTAGAGCTAATGCCCTTGCGAGTCTTTTCGCATGGACTGGCGCTCAAGCTGTGTACCAAG GATTCTGGAGCGAAGCAGATGTTACTCGACCTTTTGTCTCCCAGGCCGTGATCACAGacggaaaatatttttcttttttctgctaccaGTTAAATACTTTGGCACTGACTGTACAGGCTGATCAAAATAACCCTCGTAAAAACATCTGCTGGGGGACACAGAGTAAGCCTCTGTATGAGACCGTGGAAGATAACGATGTGAAAGGCTTTGATGATGATGTTCTCCTGCAGATAGTTGACTTTCTTCTAAATAAACCGACAGAAGACAGAACACAGCTGTCGGGAAGCCAGGAGAAAGGACTTGATCCGGGACATTGA